Proteins encoded in a region of the Paenibacillus sp. W2I17 genome:
- a CDS encoding CdaR family transcriptional regulator — protein MKLIPDLKQQIEVIIGTTLDEYEITIEEWMQSVANLVGRHENSETFGDEGEHQELSDQSASPISSDVISLNTGKRIFFKVRMNEQEESVVCWGCPAKSITVETRQLIELLIRTNTALPDEVQPVVYENDREQYLTELGLWLKEQIEEPTKQESEAVPDRFVAPAGLNAEKILFLLQGDTPDAHRLRSKELNKLLESYFGEEIVLIPLGEQEWIFMGDKEIVTEEAEEDTTEAKKDSLNAFCLGLHELVASEWAGVFHLSASLPCIPAQQLVSVTTLLKESVHLGRAFHVTQHIHLPWDLHLERLVASIPDDQRTRFIQETGKDTLIFNDSETLATLETFFSLDCNVSETAKRLFIHRNTLVYRLDKIKQEIGYDVRHFESAVLVQFLLLMYKVTKKH, from the coding sequence ATGAAGCTCATACCTGATCTAAAACAGCAAATTGAAGTCATTATAGGCACAACTTTGGACGAATATGAAATTACAATAGAAGAATGGATGCAATCCGTTGCGAATCTGGTTGGTCGACATGAAAATTCAGAGACCTTTGGTGATGAGGGTGAGCATCAGGAGCTATCTGATCAATCTGCATCTCCAATTTCATCCGATGTGATCAGTTTGAATACGGGAAAGCGTATATTTTTTAAGGTTCGGATGAATGAGCAAGAAGAGAGTGTCGTGTGTTGGGGATGCCCTGCAAAATCTATTACCGTGGAGACACGACAATTGATTGAGCTTTTGATCCGTACTAACACGGCTCTACCCGATGAGGTACAACCTGTTGTATATGAGAATGATAGGGAGCAGTATTTGACTGAATTGGGTCTCTGGCTTAAAGAGCAGATCGAAGAACCAACCAAGCAGGAATCTGAAGCGGTTCCTGATCGCTTTGTGGCGCCTGCAGGATTGAATGCTGAGAAGATTCTGTTCTTGCTGCAAGGGGATACACCGGATGCACATCGTTTGCGGTCCAAGGAACTCAACAAGTTACTTGAGAGTTACTTTGGCGAGGAGATTGTCTTGATTCCTTTGGGGGAGCAAGAGTGGATTTTCATGGGTGATAAAGAAATTGTTACAGAAGAAGCCGAGGAAGATACAACGGAAGCCAAAAAGGATTCACTGAACGCTTTTTGTCTGGGGTTGCATGAATTGGTTGCCAGTGAGTGGGCTGGGGTGTTCCATCTGTCCGCATCTCTGCCATGCATTCCTGCACAACAACTTGTATCGGTCACAACTCTTCTTAAAGAAAGTGTTCACTTGGGGAGAGCATTCCATGTTACGCAGCATATTCATCTCCCATGGGATCTGCATCTGGAAAGGTTGGTAGCGAGCATTCCAGATGATCAACGTACACGTTTTATACAGGAAACAGGCAAAGACACGTTAATCTTCAATGACAGTGAGACACTTGCTACGCTGGAGACTTTTTTTAGCCTGGACTGTAATGTCAGCGAGACAGCGAAACGACTTTTCATTCATCGTAATACGTTGGTATACCGTCTGGACAAGATCAAACAGGAGATTGGCTATGATGTGAGGCACTTCGAAAGTGCTGTTCTAGTGCAGTTTTTACTACTAATGTACAAAGTGACGAAAAAGCATTGA